The Phoenix dactylifera cultivar Barhee BC4 chromosome 15, palm_55x_up_171113_PBpolish2nd_filt_p, whole genome shotgun sequence genome contains a region encoding:
- the LOC103712547 gene encoding E3 ubiquitin-protein ligase RZF1-like, with the protein MSLNPSARRTCRLYWCYQCNRAVRIISSPIADVFCPRCYGRFLHEIDLPRPHLVFDFAPRHQHHHPLCPHRHHPFHPLLDPFTRRRNSELDRRRRLDPEEDDAADNLFGSWVIFQRPTNNDRLPRPAPPPRPPPQPEFSVPPTVSPSDYFTGPNLNDLIDELTQNDRPGPPPALASSIDALPTVFITEAHLTESSQCPVCKEEFELGEEAREMPCNHVYHSDCIVPWLNIHNSCPVCRYRLPGGRNDRGQRGGGEGSSRGRDQDGGPARWNPFALLWPFRDSSAGYRSQGDAGGDPLDSPSAFYSWWRSLFLL; encoded by the exons ATGTCTCTTAACCCTTCAGCTCGAAGGACCTGCCGCCTCTACTGGTGCTACCAATGCAACCGCGCCGTCCGCATCATCTCCTCCCCCATCGCCGACGTCTTCTGCCCCCGCTGCTACGGCCGCTTCCTCCATGAGATCGACCTGCCCCGCCCCCACCTCGTCTTCGACTTCGCACCCCGCCACCAGCACCACCACCCCCTCTGCCCCCACCgccaccaccctttccaccctcTCCTCGACCCTTTCACCCGCCGCCGCAattccgagctcgaccgccgccgccgcctagACCCGGAGGAGGACGACGCCGCCGACAATCTCTTTGGTTCTTGGGTCATCTTCCAACGTCCAACCAACAACGACCGTCTCCCCCGCCCTGCACCGCCGCCCCGTCCTCCTCCGCAACCGGAGTTCTCCGTTCCCCCGACCGTCAGCCCGAGTGATTACTTCACCGGGCCTAATTTAAATGATCTGATCGACGAGCTGACTCAGAATGACCGGCCGGGTCCGCCCCCGGCACTGGCATCATCCATTGACGCGTTGCCGACTGTTTTCATAACGGAGGCCCACTTGACTGAAAGCTCCCAGTGCCCGGTTTGCAAGGAGGAATTTGAGCTCGGCGAGGAGGCCCGGGAGATGCCATGCAACCATGTGTATCATTCGGACTGCATCGTCCCATGGCTCAACATTCACAACTCCTGCCCGGTATGCCGGTATCGGCTGCCTGGTGGCCGGAATGATCGAGGGCAGCGTGGAGGCGGCGAAGGTTCGAGCAGAGGGCGTGATCAGGACGGTGGCCCAGCCAGATGGAATCCCTTCGCTCTTTTGTGGCCTTTTCGGGATTCTTCGGCCGGCTACCGGAGTCAAGGGGACGCCGGTGGTGATCCTCTGGATAGCCCAAGTG CCTTTTATTCGTGGTGGCGCTCGTTGTTTCTTCTCTAG
- the LOC103712524 gene encoding junctophilin-3-like, translating to MEAQKSHGAKLSRTPSSLLRSPTLRSSINSLSAVDEAAATGADGEDSDDKKQRRRRGVRPRRPLLPALLPLPFFLFLFLLFLYLRDDAPLLSNLLLAAFVVAIAFLAARRSRFLNLRLRGLRRGESVQWFIGDGDRESRKEKSNGKIVREGVEFYSNGDFYEGEFHKGRCNGSGVYNFFSKGRYEGDWVDGKYDGYGIESWARGSRYRGQYRHGLRHGFGVYRFYSGDSYAGEWVSGQSHGVGVQTCSDGSCYVGEFKGGVKHGLGYYHFRNGDRYSGEYFGDKIHGFGVYSFANGHCYEGSWHEGKKQGFGMYTFRNGDTRSGEWDCGVLKIRLPPSDQGVQRAVQAARKAAENAILIPRVDEQVNKAVTAANKAATAARVAAIKAVQNRMDGKFCDTNV from the exons ATGGAGGCCCAGAAAAGCCACGGGGCGAAGCTCTCGCGGACCCCCTCTTCCCTCCTACGCTCCCCGACCCTCCGCTCTTCCATCAACAGCCTGTCCGCCGTCGACGAGGCCGCCGCAACTGGAGCAGACGGCGAAGACTCCGACGATAAGAAGCAACGCCGCCGCCGAGGCGTCCGCCCCCGTCGCCCACTCCTTCCGGCCCTCTTGccccttcccttcttcctcttcctcttcctcctcttcctctaccTCCGCGATGACGCCCCCCTCCTCAGCAACCTCCTCCTCGCCGCCTTCGTCGTCGCCATCGCCTTCCTCGCGGCTCGCCGGTCTCGCTTCCTCAACCTCCGCCTCCGCGGGCTCCGGCGGGGGGAGTCGGTCCAGTGGTTCATCGGCGACGGCGACCGGGAATCGAGGAAGGAGAAGAGCAACGGGAAGATCGTGAGGGAGGGGGTGGAGTTCTACAGCAACGGGGATTTCTACGAGGGGGAGTTCCACAAGGGGCGCTGCAACGGGAGCGGCGTCTACAATTTCTTCTCCAAGGGGAGATACGAGGGCGATTGGGTTGATGGCAAGTATGATGGTTATGGGATCGAGAGCTGGGCAAGGGGGAGCCGGTACCGGGGGCAATACCGGCACGGCCTGAGGCACGGCTTCGGGGTGTATCGGTTCTACAGCGGCGATAGCTACGCCGGAGAGTGGGTCAGCGGGCAGAGCCATGGTGTCGGAGTGCAGACTTGCTCCGATGGGAGCTGCTATGTAGGGGAATTCAAAGGCGGGGTGAAGCATGGCCTTGGGTACTACCACTTCAG GAATGGTGATAGGTACTCCGGGGAGTACTTTGGTGACAAGATCCATGGTTTTGGAGTCTATAGCTTTGCTAATGGACACTGCTACGAGGGTTCATGGCATGAAGGGAAGAAACAGGGGTTTGGAATGTACACATTCCGTAATGGTGACACAAGATCTGGAGAGTGGGACtgtggggttctaaagatccgCCTACCACCATCAGATCAGGGTGTTCAGCGGGCTGTTCAG GCTGCCCGAAAGGCTGCAGAGAATGCTATTCTCATTCCCCGGGTAGATGAGCAAGTAAACAAGGCAGTCACGGCTGCTAATAAGGCCGCGACTGCTGCTCGAGTTGCTGCAATCAAAGCTGTGCAGAACCGGATGGATGGAAAGTTTTGCGACACCAACGTTTAA
- the LOC103712523 gene encoding probable N-succinyldiaminopimelate aminotransferase DapC, giving the protein MFLSPSLSSSDHVMLLRPFSTFRRALLSSSLSNTPRTLGSFASHSTKTTLMASISTASTEKGASSTDQEPQKQQQQPPARPLQVAKRLEKFKTTIFTQMSMLAIKHGAVNLGQGFPNFDGPNFVKEAAIQAIREGKNQYARGYGVPDFNSAIVARFGKDTGLEVDPEKEVTVTSGCTEAIAATILGLINPGDEVILFAPFYDSYEATLSMAGAKIKCITLRPPDFSVPVDELKSAISKNTRAVLINTPHNPTGKMFTREELELIAALCIENDVLVFTDEVYDKLAFEAEHISMASLPGMYERTVTMNSLGKTFSLTGWKIGWAIAPEHLTWGVRQAHSFLTFATSTPMQWAAAAALRAPDSYYVELKRDYMAKKAILVEGLKAVGFVVYPSSGTYFVVVDHTPFGLENDVAFCEYLIKEVGVVAIPTSVFYLNPEEGKNLVRFTFCKDEDTLKAAVQRMKQRLRKI; this is encoded by the exons ATgtttctctccccctccctctcctcctccgacCATGTGATGTTGTTGAGGCCCTTCTCTACCTTCCGACGCgctcttctctcctcctccctttccAATACCCCGAGGACCCTTGGATCCTTTGCTTCGCATTCTACCAAGACTACTCTCATGGCTTCCATTTCCACCGCTTCCACTGAGAAAGGGGCTTCTTCTACCGACCAAGAACCAcaaaagcagcagcagcagccacCAGCTCGTCCGTTACAG GTTGCGAAGCGTCTGGAGAAATTCAAGACCACCATCTTTACTCAGATGAGCATGCTTGCCATCAAACATGGAGCAGTAAACCTGGGCCAGGGCTTCCCAAACTTTGACGGTCCTAATTTTGTTAAAGAAGCAGCAATTCAGGCTATAAGAGAGGGAAAAAATCAATATGCAAGGGGTTATGGGGTTCCTGATTTCAATTCTGCCATTGTTGCCAGGTTCGGGAAAGACACTGGCCTTGAAGTGGATCCAGAAAAGGAAGTGACTGTCACATCTGGGTGCACTGAAGCAATAGCTGCAACCATTCTGGGTCTGATCAATCCTGGTGATGAAGTGATACTCTTTGCTCCATTTTATGATTCTTATGAAGCCACTCTGTCAATGGCTGGTGCCAAAATAAAGTGCATTACCCTTCGCCCTCCAGACTTCTCAGTCCCAGTTGATGAGCTCAAGTCTGCAATCTCAAAGAACACTCGTGCAGTACTGATAAACACACCACACAATCCCACTGGAAAAATGTTTACTAGGGAGGAACTTGAATTGATTGCTGCTCTCTGCATAGAAAATGATGTGTTAGTTTTTACCGATGAAGTTTATGATAAGCTGGCATTTGAAGCTGAACATATTTCCATGGCTTCTCTTCCGGGTATGTATGAGAGGACAGTGACTATGAACTCTCTAGGGAAGACATTCTCCTTAACTGGATGGAAGATTGGGTGGGCTATAGCACCAGAACATTTAACTTGGGGTGTGAGGCAAGCACACTCGTTCCTCACATTTGCCACATCAACTCCAATGCAGTGGGCAGCTGCAGCAGCTCTGCGGGCGCCAGATAGTTACTATGTGGAACTGAAGAGAGATTACATGGCAAAGAAAGCAATACTGGTGGAAGGATTAAAGGCCGTAGGATTTGTTGTCTACCCATCAAGTGGAACCTACTTTGTGGTAGTGGATCACACTCCGTTTGGGTTAGAAAATGATGTGGCCTTCTGTGAGTACTTGATTAAAGAAGTGGGTGTGGTCGCAATTCCAACCAGTGTCTTCTACCTCAACCCTGAGGAAGGAAAGAACTTAGTGAGATTCACCTTTTGTAAGGATGAGGACACTCTGAAGGCTGCAGTTCAGAGGATGAAGCAGAGGCTGAGGAAGATATAA